Proteins encoded within one genomic window of Argiope bruennichi chromosome 7, qqArgBrue1.1, whole genome shotgun sequence:
- the LOC129975896 gene encoding NADH dehydrogenase [ubiquinone] 1 beta subcomplex subunit 7-like, which translates to MGNMMEPDLPKPEPAYEPKFDPMLGFPNGRKERTVKTTKEEMESAAIPPHLRDYCIDDYMQFLKCRQDRFPFVYKCKHELHNYHNCEFEDFVLRMKEYEREARLNKLVESKQGA; encoded by the exons atgggTAACATGATGGAACCAGACCTTCCGAAACCAGAACCTGCTTATGAACCGAAATTTGACCCAATGTTGGGCTTTCCAAATGGTAGAAAAGAAAGAA CTGTGAAAACCACAAAGGAAGAAATGGAATCAGCTGCCATTCCTCCACATCTAAGAGATTACTGTATAGATGATTAcatgcaatttttgaaatgtagACAAGATCGTTTCCCCTTTGTATATAAATGCAAGCATGAACTACATAATTACCATAACTGTGAATTTGaaga CTTTGTTCTAAGAATGAAGGAATATGAAAGAGAAGCAAGGTTGAATAAGCTTGTAGAAAGCAAACAGGGTGCTTAA
- the LOC129975969 gene encoding F-box/LRR-repeat protein 12-like encodes MEELSETNSAEISRPETLFSLHINSVPDVLLLDIFSRLNFEELCMCSRVCQKWHVLAKDFSLRKRITVRRPLKSGQFLSLIKYHFTQFLEEFKLLKPCGQESLLSVKRNVLWKLSNKSTNLKKLVLMSCSLSVVSLEDLPSSLEHLSIRGSEIFPDVFFGLNPNMFVPHLVCLDIGGVSNFLTSQDLHVFSKLKSLRALYLEGCFRINNGGIDSIIDILPQLEVLDVEGTDISNEGALTIFNHCTNVRDLFIGHTSIDDLAFARVKTHILPHLRSFCVRNTNISSMGLHSFLLHHLSMHKLVVRANFDCSGSCKCFSIGERQVCFQIDNTFPFLAGIECQHYLSHKTYGLN; translated from the exons ATGGAAGAACTTTCTGAAACAAATTCTGCTGAAATTTCCCGGCCTGAAACATTATTTTCTCTTCACATTAATTCCGTCCCCGATGTATtacttttagatatattttctagGCTTAATTTTGAAGAACTATGTATGTGTTCAAG ggTCTGTCAGAAGTGGCATGTGCTTGCCAAAGACTTCAGCCTTAGAAAACGAATCACTGTTAGAAGACCATTAAAGTCTGGACAGTTTTTAAGCCTCATAAAGTatcattttacacaatttttagaAGAATTCAAATTGCTGAAGCCATGTGGTCAAGAATCTCTGTTATCTGTGAAAAGGAATGTGTTATGGAAGTTATCTAATAAAAGTACCAACCTGAAAAAACTTGTTCTTATGTCCTGTTCGTTGTCAGTTGTTTCATTAGAAGATTTACCCTCTAGTCTTGAACATCTGAGTATTCGAGGATCAGAAATATTTCCTGATGTATTTTTTGGACTAAATCCTAATATGTTTGTTCCTCATTTAGTGTGCTTGGACATTGGTGGTGTGAGTAACTTTCTGACTAGTCAAGACTTGCATGTTTTCTCAAAGTTGAAATCCTTGCGTGCCCTATACCTTGAAGGATGTTTCCGCATCAATAATGGTGGCATTGAttcaataattgatattttaccTCAGCTAGAAGTTCTTGATGTAGAAGGTACTGATATTTCAAATGAAGGAGCTTTGACTATTTTCAATCATTGTACTAATGTGAGAGATCTTTTTATTGGACATACTTCTATTGATGATTTGGCATTTGCTAGAGTTAAGACACACATATTACCTCATCTAAGATCCTTTTGTGttagaaatacaaatatatcaTCCATGGgtttacattcttttcttttgcaCCATTTGAGTATGCACAAATTAGTTGTCAGAGCAAATTTCGATTGTTCTGGTTCTTGTAAATGTTTCAGTATTGGAGAGAGACaagtttgttttcaaattgataaCACTTTTCCATTCCTTGCTGGTATTGAATGTCAACACTATTTATCTCATAAAACATATGGCTTAAACTGA
- the LOC129975382 gene encoding protein kintoun-like codes for MEENGSANDFDISLEEAARLKDAFKDKNFLKLFQEYLEDVNSADSKQAYEEEIISLEKERGFEVKFIHPDPVYVMKFINDNGKIFINICRNQYVCEPTFEKKNAGTEWKIPVILSKPRQDVDKKKAKCTVLDVMFHPKAIELAQKNSRFKGIVEDTARTTIRDQFGIGLSSQTAIYPKLKYKGKAPPVVLRKSLQSKKAEYVCEPIEDYVKNLLPEAKETKHAVPRNKEPKYCVKYRDILDLKDYSLMGYTDKTAPKEIIIEVQLPQVQRANDVELDILERKLTLKSSPGVSHSYSLDLDLSYAIDTNAGAAKFDKSKKVLTVILPIKERGMPKEILSGAKDETIK; via the exons ATGGAAGAAAACGGTAGTGCAAACGATTTTGATATATCGCTAGAAGAAGCAGCACGATTAAAAGACGCttttaaggataaaaatttcttgaaattattccAAGAATATTTGGAAGATGTCAATAGTGCAGACAGTAAGCAGGCGTACGAAGAAGAAATTATATCTTTGGAAAAGGAAAGAGGATTCGAAGTTAAATTTATTCATCCGGATCCGGTTTACGTCATGAAATTCATAAAcgataatggaaaaatatttataaatatttgcagaaatcaATATGTATGTGAACCAACgtttgaaaaaaagaatgcag GTACCGAATGGAAAATACCCGTAATACTTTCCAAACCCAGACAAGATGTCGATAAAAAGAAAGCTAAATGCACCGTTTTGGATGTGATGTTTCATCCCAAAGCAATAGAACTAGCCCAAAAAAACTCGCGCTTCAAAGGCATCGTTGAAGACACTGCTCGCACGACAATCCGGGATCAGTTCGGAATCGGTCTGAGTTCTCAAACTGCCATCTATCCGAAGCTGAAATACAAAGGAAAAGCTCCCCCAGTGGTTTTGCGCAAAAGTTTGCAAAGCAAGAAGGCAGAATATGTTTGCGAACCGATAGAGGATTATGTGAAGAACCTTTTGCCGGAAGCTAAAGAAACGAAACACGCGGTTCCACGAAACAAAGAACCCAAATATTGTGTAAAATACAGAGACATTCTGGACTTAAAAGATTACAGTCTAATGGGATATACCGACAAAACTGCACCTAAAGAAATAATTATCGAAGTACAATTACCGCAGGTACAGAGGGCAAATGATGTTGAACTCGATATATTGGAAAGAAAATTGACACTCAAAAGTAGCCCTGGTGTCAGTCATTCCTATAGTTTAGATCTAGATTTGAGTTATGCCATTGACACAAATGCAGGAGCTGCAAAATTTGACAAGTCCAAAAAAGTATTAACCGTTATTCTACCGATTAAAGAAAGAGGTATGCCAAAGGAAATTTTAAGTGGGGCAAAAGATGAAACCATCAAATGA